The nucleotide sequence NNNNNNNNNNNNNNNNNNNNNNNNNNNNNNNNNNNNNNNNNNNNNNNNNNNNNNNNNNNNNNNNNNNNNNNNNNNNNNNNNNNNNNNNNNNNNNNNNNNNNNNNNNNNNNNNNNNNNNNNNNNNNNNNNNNNNNNNNNNNNNNNNNNNNNNNNNNNNNNNNNNNNNNNNNNNNNNNNNNNNNNNNNNTCTATCACTACTCCTAAACcctctccgccactgccccccCCAGCCGCCACCGTGACGCCGTGCCCCGCCACCGCACCGGAcaccgccgcagccaccttcttccccgttccacccctcccgcctaccaggttccgcaaaacgcaACCCTTTTTATCTGTTCatcatttttctgtaattttctgTTCatctgttcataattaggatagatagatatgcatgctgtagtggaatttttaggttgttaggtagcttaggctgtggttagtggatctaggtctgtttacttgcactgttcctgtttatgttttatcataactgcaattctgctgttccggtgacctcgttcatatgctatgatttcttgcttttgctgcttgttactctgaattttcctgtttctattaattataggtaactacagcaagtttttaattcatatgaactgctatgattgctgcttattttccgggacaatccaattttagccggaatgctgcccaaatttttttttaaaattgttttcattcatgttttggtttggcatttctgaactctaTTTTGCTCTGCTTTAcacaaaccatttcatgaatgctatggcagactttcttatcctctttattttcctggttcataaactgcatttgtgctTAACTGATTCCAAATTTTTGctctctttatttctattcgaatcagcatcaccttgttttccttgttcgattatgagtacttctattcttacctgtgaatccttgttatatggaatttttcgatgccacttactttaacccgcacttcactaactcactaattttaatttactaatttctttttcaaattctaaccatacttacccttttgatctcttttctgattattttcactttcctctaactttctaaccatggcatattgattatttttccatttaacataaattcaatcatatttcatatactcattttccttattttacttctcctttgccgctttgagtttcctttgtttaattgcctatttgctttactatttttatctatttcctggttttctgtttttcaggatgtctgcctcacagaggaaaggcaaaggcaaggctactggcaagcgcaagcgaggagattcctctcagtccatcattgctctcaTGCATGATTCTTCATGGTGGGAGAaaaacttcacacagcaggaaaaagctgaccagctgctccctgcgaaTGATCCTatcaaatttgcaaaccggtactgtgaactgaagtacccggcttttgcaaactccaaaaatctatacctggaatgaactctgaagattccagaagcactccagcagtacaccactgagcaaatcaagcaaaggggctggttctttctggagagaacactgacagaggtcaacgcatcttgggtccggaaattctactgcaactactacctcaccaccctagatgcagtgaacctgagaggaaaacaaattctggtcactgaagaggccttagagattgtatttttctttttattgttattttttgagtacttatacattgcttttatgtatttttactctattttctgcattttgcatctttagttcatattttagccatttagtttattttagttatttagtttagtttgcaattctgatttattagtggattaattagtatagtttaccctttttagcataagatagtatagtttaaaattgaaaaatacaaaaaggaagtaagctaggaaattgaacatatcagatttaaatccacaaaccttgtatatagcattacatgatgtagttaagctgacaacattttatcaaggaggaacattaaaactttaaaagctaccctaaataatttttttatgagaataatgggaatttttaactaaacctgcatacaatatataaatgatatatgatgtttgagttagagaacacacagcctgtgagtcttgagcttaattgtatggttgcattcaaaccataatttcatttctgtgtgttccacttctttttattctgatgttctttactttgctgtaatctatatgtccaattatagaatatagaatagatacataccaggagaatgattgaggccatcatttggtttcagctcacttaccccaaattagcctaccttttacatcacccttgttagcccccttgagccttttaaaacccctttattctatttagccaaattactagccttaagcagaaaaacaaaaagaaaattccaagtgaatccttggttagcttaagatagaaaattatgaatagagttaaatgtgggaaaccttttgggaacatggatgatagaaacaaaaggtagaaaagttaaaaggaataaaataaaatttgggaagcatgctcatgagaaaaccTAAgtaattcaattaccatgtgtataaaaaaaaagagagagagagttatttttcagcatttaaataaaaggggatacaaaagaaattccccaatgcaaaataaaaataatgcacatgggataaaaataaaaagtgaaacatgagcatgtaacaataagtgggataatgtgggagaataggtaaagaagttttatcttgctaaatatgtatgttaggtgagatcttagtctaattaaggattcacttattagctcacttagccctatacataaatccttacctttaccttggccccattacaacctcaattaaagacctcatgactttttggtatgactatattctataattgttgattggttagatgaagaacaaagctatagaaagcaagaataaaaaaaaaagaaaaatagagtgaataaacccaacaaacactgagtgactagagagtaaacacgtgattagtgtgttgagtagtttcagattttctaaggcagaatgacttaaaggatggaaaaggaaacatacaaaataggaaggagaaggcaaaacggagctttaaggaaactggtattcacgcgatcgcatggaagacgcgaccgcgcgccttaagcagaacgcacatgacgcggtcgcatgactgacgcgaccgcgtggcaaggaaaagctccgaatgacacgatcgcgtgacccacgcgaacgcgtgacagaggccacgcaccaaaaattgcagaaaacgctcatagcgatttctgaagccctttttggcccagatccaagtacagacagcatagaccagaggttttAAGGTgtgggaatacatccattcaagggagctcgcatattttacttttcaatgatttagatttagttgagagggagatcttctctctctctctctctcttaggatttaggatttcttcttgttttaagagtgactctcaatccaggttttatatttctttgttttaaactttcctttcattttatttatttattccagtatctctcttaccttgccaaaagtctgctttacagtatttatttattctaattgccatttactttacttgtcattcaaattacttgcttctcatcttctaaaccccgattacaacctttatagccaataataagaacctacttcctcgcagttccttgagaagacgacccgaggtttgaatactcggttaacaatttctaaaggagtttgttacttgtgacacccaacacgtttgtacgaaagaatttttgtcggtttagagactatatctacaacgcaactgtttctatgaatctctttactggtaaaaatctccACATCAGCtttctaattataaatattttctggaaatttatttttcatcctAATCTGATAGTCGGTGTGATTTTCATTGGGTGAAACATGGGCTCTTATCAAGACCCACACCCACAATGAATAACCCGTTACAACGTAACAAACTAGTAAAATACGGGAATCCCAGCAAGTGGTAATATTACATCATCAGTCAAACACTTCCTAATTGGAAGAAAATGTGTTCACAATTGATAATAACCTATATTATCGGCCCATAATGAGGCAACTACGACCCAAAGCTTCAACCGAGCATAAAAGGTGGTGACATTTGACATTTTCTGTAtgcattaattaaaaataaagctATTACCAATACATGAGGACCAATTTGCTGGTCCATGTTAGTAAGTTCATGAAACAGAGTCCCATTAGGCATAACAATATTCAACATAACATATGATAGTGCATGTGAAGTACATTAAACCCAGTAAATGTTTGATGTAAAATAGTAAACAagcataattgaaaaaaaatccgCATGACGCAACAACTGCTCCAGATCACACACGTCCATTGAAGATTAAAGCAACATTACATTTGGACTTCTCTTTTGAGCAATGAAACCATCAACTTCAGCTGCTACACAAATAGATAATGTTAAGAGGCCATTCCATAATGAGAACAAGATGTTTCATATGATCCTCAGAAgagtattaaaaatattaaaaaagaaaatcaaaagagAAGTTTAGGACGACAATTCAAATGAAATCATCAATTCGTGAAACAAACAAAAACTACTATCACGAATTGGGCTGAGGCCAATACTCTCTACAGATAGTTACTAAATGCTCACCGATGCTATATCCCTCGAATATTTAAAGAAACcagaaattaaacaaaagaaGTTTATTGGACTTCAACAAGATTAGAAAAGGAAATTTCAATCAAATCCCTAAAAGTTCTAGAAATTAATCTTCCAATAATGTTTGTTGAAGAGAGCAACTTTTAATAGTCTATTATTGCAATGGTAGCAGGCTAGGCTGCAGATTAATACCTTGATTAATTTCTAAATGGGAATTGTACTCAAATTCAATCATAGCGGTATCTTTCATGTTTTTGAATTATTGGCTTTAAGCACCGAGTAAAAATATGGAACCACCAAGTGTATCCCAACATGATAAAAACGCAACAAAAAGCTTACATATCATTCAGGTCAAAGCGACCTCCATCCATGGCAGATGCTTGGGTGCAAATCATGTCAATCACCCTTTGGTAATAAGCTGTGTGAGTGTCATCTTCAACAACCCGGTCAGCACAAGTCTTATTAAGATCGGAGATGGTCACAAAGTTGCATCCGGTTAAACCCACATCACCTAACTGCATTTTCTTACACCAGAAAAAATCCCCAATGAATTCAAGTTTCATGAGATATACAATACATTGGTTAACTGCTCATGAAGCTAGACAATTGTGGCATACAGAAAAAAAAGTCCTTAGGAACTTGATTCTGGTTGTGATCATACCTCCTCCAGCAAAGCAAGTTGCTCAATCTCCTGCATCTGTTCATCTAAGGGGGGATAGAGAGTTTATCTTGCTCCATTTCATCTAGCCGTACCCGGTAAGCATCCAGGCATTTTCGTTTGGTATGACCAGTATTCTTACACTTTGTGCATTTTCTCTTGCGTCCATTGCTTTTGCCTTTAGACACCTTAGGCGCCCCTTTTGTCCTAACCCGCACAGGGTCACGAATAAATTTTCGATTACCTTTTGTGTGATTGACTTCTTCAACATGTCCACATTCACGTTCAAGATCCCTACATAGCTCCCGAATTCCCTTCATGGCCTTCCCGAACAAATGAAAGTGTTGCGCACCTAGGAAGAAAAGCCAGTGGCAGGTGGTCTGCAATACACCATGTCGAAGCAAGAACGAATGGTCGCCTCCATCATTTGTCTTCTCCACATATTCCTCCAATACTTTGGCATTCCTCGTCCATCGTTTCATAATCAGCTGCTCCGGGATTTGTCGCAGATGCTCATGCTTCATGACAAAAAAGAGATGGCGACATGGGTATCCGTATTTCATCCAACCCTCACACCAACACTTGAGCCTTCCCATATTTCAATCAAACAGTACTAGAATAACTCTCTCAAGAGATCCGTACTCTTCCAATGAGTATACCCTTGTGTTTAGAGATCTTCTTACCCGAACCAGATTAACAACTGCAACTCGTTCAATCTCTCGTTTCACGTCTGCAAATACTTCTTTCGNNNNTCGTCATTACTGGGAAAGTGTCAATGGTTCTGAACTGGGCTAGAAGCTCGTTATTCTGATAATCACGTACCATTAGCTCCAGGTTCTGCACAAGCTCAAGAATAGTATGCTTCAATTGAAGGAAATTTTTGACCACAGCGTTTATACCTTTGCATTGAGATGTGGTCCTAAACCCGGCGCAAAATTTATTCTTCAGATACACATTCACCCACATTTCCTTCTTACCAAACACCTGCCTCGCCCATAGGCTATCTTGAAGTTTGAACTCTTCAACCGCTAGATCCCACTCAGTCAAGAATTCACGAATCTCGATGTCCACATATAACGATCGGTTAAATCGTGATCGGAGTGATGGCTCCTTCACGTTGGCCGTGATATTTTTCTGAAAATGCCATGCACATAAGCGGTGGGTGGCCTTCGGAAATACTAAAGCTATGGCTTTACGCATCGCCTCATCCCCATCTGTAACAACCACTGATGGCTCCTTCATGCACATCACCTCCAACATATTCTGCAATATCCACTTATACGAATCAAATGTCTCATCCATTACTAAACCAAAACCGAAAATAGTGGTCTGCTTGTGGTTGTTGGCCCCTAAGAAGATTACCAATGGCCGCCTATACTTGTTCTTTTTGTATGTCGCATCGAACGCAAGGACATCCCCGAAGTACTGGTAATCAACTCGGCTGCCCCTATCGGCCCAAAACATATTACCTAGCATTCCCTCATCGGTCAAACTGTACCGTGCCATGGCCATCGGATCCGATTCTATCTTACCTTCTAAATATGCAAGCGCAACTTCTGCATCGCCCTCCGCAATCGTTACACACCTTCTTTTAGCAATGTGATTATAGGCATCCTTCTTCAAGAAGCCAGCCAACGAGTATCCTCCAGCCATCCCGGCCATATATCGTACAGTCTTTGCTGTCGAAATTCCACACTCGTTCAACCCATCTATCTGAGCTTTGGCAGCATCCGTGAGTGACCGATACTTCACAATCAAATGCACCATGCAACTAGGGGTCAAGTCATGATTGTGCTTATTTTCAATTTTCCTTACTCGCCACAGAGAAGCACTCTTGTCAAGGTATATGGAGAACTTCGCCTCGCAATTAGTCCTCGTTTCTGGTTTGTGAACCCTCATCCTATCTAACCGATTATAGTGCTTTGCATCTCTCAAACCTTGCCTATTGCAGAAGAACCTCCGCCTGGTGACACCATCCGCTTATTTTCAATTTTCCTTACTCGCCACAGAGAAGCACTCTTGTCAAGGTATATGGAGAACTTCGCCTCGCAATTAGTCCTCGTTTCTGGTTTGTGAACCCTCATCCTATCTAACCGATTATAGTGCTTTGCATCTCTCAAACCTTGCCTGTTGCAGAAGAATCTCTGCCTTGTGACAATACCATCCTCATCCTTCCAAGAATCCCCCTTCCTAACTCCAAAGCCGTGATATTTTCCAAAATTCTTATAGAACTCATACGCGTCCTCATCAGTCCTAAATACCTTCTTCATTATGTCTTCCACATGTATCCCTTCAACGTCACCAAATTCTCCCATGTCTCGGTAGAAAAACTCACTCTCGGTAGTATTGTGAGTCGTATCCTGATCCACATTCTTTGATCCATTTCTAGTATAGGCATTCTCTTGACAAGCATCTTCGTTCTCACACATGTTGTTAGTGGTCCCCAACTACAGATTCCAAGACAGAACAAAACCACAAAAACACTATCAACCCATCTCACTTAAGTCATATTCCCATTAGACAATAAACGAAACCACCAACAACCACCTAAATGCTATTTCGAAACAAAACTATTCTAATGTCCATCATCCCTACTTAGGTAGCATGCTTAAACTTTTTCAATTAGAGTACACCGAAATGTTAGGAGAAGAACAAGTTCTCTACTTCAAATTAGCCCTTTCTAAAATTTCTATCATGTTAATACCTTCTCTAATAACATTCTATACCCAAACAAATTCAGACACAAACCCACTGCTGTAGAAAACTTAAACACTTGCCAAATAATAGACACTAATAATTGCTAAGAATAAACCCCATACTCCCCTGTACAGACGTCACATACTGAAATAAAATCAGCCATTAAATTATTTGCCAAAAATCTACCCGCAATTCGAAATTCTTACATCCTTAAATGACataaaaatttgcaacaaaaccTACTTGTCATGACTTCAAATGTTCACATTCAACATTAGTTGAAGGACTCGAAAAAATTTAGTAATGCAAACATAAATAGAACAAAaccaaattaacaaaaataaggGGTATATAATATTATCTcaattaacttttaaaaaattttctcttCTAACTTTATTGACATTCAATCACATTCATTTTTATCATACGTAAATAAAAAACTTTAGGCATAGGCCAAATACAATGATACAATGGAATTATATACTTCTGGGTGTGTTTGGATTAAAATTTAGAAATGGGAGTtgctataaaatttattttataaaattgattttcatcAAAGGTGACTTGGTAATGACGTGGTTTATGTTTGACAATTTTTATCCTAAAATAGATTATAGTGAACTAAGTGTTGTTCGTAtcatattattcaaaataacATTTCGATAAAATATATTGAAAAGGACATAAATTTAAATGAATATAATTAATAGAAttataaaaataaggaaaaaaatatTTCCATACAAAAATGAATAATAGGTAAAAAATTCATATAAACATAAAGTTAAAAGAAttccataaaaataaataaatgatattAGACTTTATTTCATGCTCGAAACACTAAGCCAAAGAAGCCCCTAAAATGTGCATCCAACCCTGACTTTTCTCCCAAAAGATTAGACTTGCTGATTATTTTAGCTTAGTGTCTATTTTAGCAATCAACAATGGATTCAATCTTCACTTATGAACAGCATAAAAATTTTGCCATCCTAATCAGCCAAATTCAACTCTAATCATTTTCAGCAAAGAAACATGATTTACATATTTACATAAATAAGAAATTAGCTTACTCACTATTTCAGCAACACAACGATAGATTCAATCTTCAGTCATGGTGTTTCACAGCATATAACATTAAATAACTGATTATTCAGCAACACGACAATAAACTCAACTTTTAATCAATACTAAATCACTTCTGTATCAAACTAATTTAACCTAACTAATTTCACTAACCCAttcaaatttcaacaaaaatatcGGAGTGCAGTGATGAATGACATCAACCAAATTCAAACAGAAAGAACACGAAAATTTCTTAAAACTCACCAGATCGGATTGCGCGTTGGAAGTTAACGGCGAGGACAAAGCTGACCGCGACGCTCGAGGCAACAATAAGACCCCAACAACGGCCCACCGGGACTTGCTGCCGCTTCTGCTAGAGACGAACACCACAGGGAAGACGCATATCGGAGGTGGCGTCTCAGTTCGATACCGTGACGAAGATATCAGCGATGACGACCGGCCCCGGCTACATCACTCGCAGCGGCCACGCGCAACAAACTGGGGGCAACGGGGTGACATAGCTCGGGGTGCTGTAGTTCCACTAAAATCAAGATTCTCAATTCATGCCTCTCATCTAGCCCTTTCGAATTTTTTGGGACCTTCTTTATTTTTTTGGCcctctttatttttcatttatcttGCTCCCTTTGATCAACATCACACACCTGAGCCTATTAATTGTGCACCAACTATGTGATTAACCCAGAagtaaaattatgtaaaaataaaaaactttattTCCATTTTAATGTCTTAATAACATCAATTTTTATGTGTCAAATAATTGTGGTTCATTTAGGATTTGGTTATGGTGCtggaaaaaattttcaattttctgGGCTTAGAAGTTAATAATTTGCTATTTTATACTTGTAAGTTTTGAAAGTATACAAAGAAAATTTGAGGAAATAAAAAGGAACATAAAACCAAATAAAtggataaaaatagaaataaaaaatttataacgtggttttttttttttttggtcatggtAATAATTCAGAGGCCAAGTTATAATTTTAGTAGATTTCCAATATCCTTCCACCGAGGAACAAAAGCCCCAATTCTCATGGTTTTTTGCGGGCCCAATCCACTTTTATTTTGCAACAACTAATTATCTAATTAATTACCATAAACATAACGGAAATAGGATTCTTTATCCTCCATCATAATGGCCGTACCAAAACCTGTTTCATTTCTCACACACGCGGCAGCCTAATAATGCACCACCTCTTATCAGCATCACATGCTTATTTTCAATGTAAGCACCGTAGACTTTCCCTTGcttatgaagtagatgggttgttgcccgctTTCGTCCTCTCTAACCAGTGCTAAAGCTATTGTCCGATTTCCAACTGCCAGGTATAGTACGAGTGCTTCTCTCTCCCGTGGccgggtaagaatgggtggttgccccaagaaacttTTG is from Arachis ipaensis cultivar K30076 chromosome B01, Araip1.1, whole genome shotgun sequence and encodes:
- the LOC107606218 gene encoding protein FAR1-RELATED SEQUENCE 5-like — translated: MRVHKPETRTNCEAKFSIYLDKSASLWRVRKIENKHNHDLTPSCMVHLIVKYRSLTDAAKAQIDGLNECGISTAKTVRYMAGMAGGYSLAGFLKKDAYNHIAKRRCVTIAEGDAEVALAYLEGKIESDPMAMARYSLTDEGMLGNMFWADRGSRVDYQYFGDVLAFDATYKKNKYRRPLVIFLGANNHKQTTIFGFGLVMDETFDSYKWILQNMLEVMCMKEPSVVVTDGDEAMRKAIALVFPKATHRLCAWHFQKNITANVKEPSLRSRFNRSLYVDIEIREFLTEWDLAVEEFKLQDSLWARQVFGKKEMWVNVYLKNKFCAGFRTTSQCKGINAVVKNFLQLKHTILELVQNLELMVRDYQNNELLAQFRTIDTFPVMTXXERSICRRETRD